The sequence below is a genomic window from Flavobacterium sediminilitoris.
GGAACTTCCTGTTTTTGGAACTTTTATGGATGGAGATGTTATTTATAATGAACAATTGCCTAATGAAGGTATTATTGTTATGGGTAATGAAGCTAATGGAATAAGTGATTCGATTGAAAAGTTAATAAGCAAAAGAATATCTATTCCAAGATTTGGAAAACTGAAACAAACAGAAAGCTTAAATGTTGCTACCGCTACTGGAATAATTTTAAGCGAATTTAAAAGATGATTTAATGGAAAGTGAAATTAATAAAAATACCTCTTGTTTTCATTTCTTGAATGTTTCCTGTCCACGGACTATCTGGTGTATTGTCTCTTATTAATTCATCATTCATACTAAATACACCTCTTATTGAAGGTGAAAACTTAAAATATTCAAGATAAAGGTCGATTCCAAAGCCTATTTCATAGTTATTAGTCCATTTTTTAACTCTAAAACGGTCATTGAAATTATCATCAGGAGCTTTTGAATTACTACTTAAATTTAAAGAGGCAGAAACACCTCCTAATAAATAGGGTCTGATGTTTCCAGTGCGTTTTGAAGAAAATTTTAAAAGTAAAGGGAAATGGATATAAGTAGATTTTACTTCTCTTAATCGGTCAACTGGGTCTTCAATATTTGGATATATTAAATTTCTTTGAGTGATGTTTAACCCTGGTTCAAAACGTAAATCAATATATTCCATTAAACGAAGGTTTCCTACAAGGCCAACATTGAATCCAATAGTCGTTTCAGATTCAATATCCTTAGTAGGACTTAAATAATCAAATTTGTAATCAAGACTATTGAAACCTAAGTAATATCCCCAATGGATTTTTTGTTTGTCAAAATTTTCAAGATTTATGATCGGATCTTTTCCAAACAAGCCTCCTTGGGCATAACCTAATGTTGTGGTTATTAAGAATAAAATTATATTTTTCTTCATACTATTTTTTAGTGGCATGATAAATTGTTGCAACACCTAATGTTTGAGGTAAGTGTGTTACTTCTATAAACCCAATTTTTCTTAAAATATTGTTTAAAGCTTCTCCAAAAGGAAAAATATTTGCAGAATCAGATAAATATCTATAAGCGGATTTGTCTTTAGAGAAGAGTTTACCTACAAGAGGTAATATGAATTTTGAGTGAAAGGCATATCCCTGTTTGTAAGGGAATTTTGTAGGAACAGAAGTTTCAAGTATTACAAAAATACCATTAGGTTTTAAGACTC
It includes:
- the porT gene encoding type IX secretion/gliding motility protein PorT/SprT → MKKNIILFLITTTLGYAQGGLFGKDPIINLENFDKQKIHWGYYLGFNSLDYKFDYLSPTKDIESETTIGFNVGLVGNLRLMEYIDLRFEPGLNITQRNLIYPNIEDPVDRLREVKSTYIHFPLLLKFSSKRTGNIRPYLLGGVSASLNLSSNSKAPDDNFNDRFRVKKWTNNYEIGFGIDLYLEYFKFSPSIRGVFSMNDELIRDNTPDSPWTGNIQEMKTRGIFINFTFH